AGGGGATTCGAACCCCTGACTTCCACGTTGCGAACGTGGCGCTCTCCCATCTGAGCTAACCGCCCGTTATGAGTTTGCTCCCCACCACCTAACCTTTCCCCTGTGGGGACAGAGCTGCTACAACGAGAAAAACAGAGAAAAATAAAACAATTAGCAAAATATCCTTAAATTGACGCATTATTTTTTCTCATGTAATATTATGTAATATACTATAAATTTATATAAAAATTAAGGGGATTTCTTTGAGAACTTTCTACAAGAGGTTTAGGTTTTGGGCTGTAATTATAGTAATTGTAATCACAGGTTTTATTTTTTACAGGGCAAGATTCAACACTGTCTCAGTCAGAGCTATAGAGGTAAAAAAGCAGCATCTTGAAATTACAGTTACTGCCACATCAACAGGCACGGTCAAAGCCGAAGAAGAGGTCAGGATTACAGCCCAGCGACAGGGCAGGATCACAAATCTCTATGTTGAAGAAGGAGACAGGGTAAAGGCAGGTGATATGATAGCCATGCTCGATGTCTTTGAAGTGGAGGCTAACCTGAGGAAGGCTGAGGCGGCTTATGTATCAGCAGAGGCGCGGGTTTCAGGGGTTGCTGCTAATATTTCAAAGACAAAGGCTCAGAAGGAAGAGGCTGAAAAAAACCTTCAGAGAATGCAAGAGCTTTATAAAAAAGGGATAGTGCCTTTGATGGAAGTAGATTCGTCTGAAAGTAAATATGAAGTGGCAAAGGCAAATTATGATTCAGCGAAAGAGGAGTTAAAATTTGCCGAGGCCCAGATGATAGAGGCAAAGGCTGCGAGGGATCTTGCAAGACTGCATTACAACTATTCTTTTATTAAAACGCCAATAGCCGGAGTTGTTTCGACAAGGCCTGTGGAGGTCGGTGACATGGCAGCCCCCGGGCCAATAATTGCAACAGTTGTCAATCCCGAGACTCTATACATCAAGGCACCGATAGATGAGGTGGACGTAGATATGGTCAAGGTTGGCCAGGCAGCGAGGGTAACGATGGATGCTTATCTCGGGAAGGTCTTTTATGGCAGAGTAATCAGGGTATCCCCGATTGTTATAGGTGTAAAACAGGAGACAAGGACATTTGAGGTGAGAGTTTCAGTGGAGGAGAAGGGCCTGGTCTTAAAACCTGGCATGTCCGCTGATATTGAGATAATAACTGGCGAGGCAGAAAACACCCTTGTAGTTCCAACTCAGTCGGTGATGGAAAAAGGAAAGGAAAAATTTGTTTTTGTTATCGAAGGGAATAAGGCTAAGCAGAGGAAGGTGGCAATTGGCGTTCATAACTGGAATTTCACAGAGATAAAAGAGGGCATCAAGGAGGGTGAGAAGGTTATTATTACTCCTGATAAACCAGGGCTTAAAGAAGGGGTAAGTGTAAAGATTGTTGATTAGTCTCAAGGGAATCAACAAAACCTATATGTTTGGTAAAATGCCCCTTGAGGTATTAAAGGGCATAGACCTCAATATTGAGAGAGGAGAGTTTATCGCAATAATGGGGCCGTCAGGTTCAGGAAAATCCACACTGATGAATATCATAGGCTGCCTTGACAGGCAAACCTCTGGCACATATCACTTTGAAGGTATAGATATTGGAGTAATGACAGACAATGAACTTGCAG
This is a stretch of genomic DNA from Nitrospirota bacterium. It encodes these proteins:
- a CDS encoding efflux RND transporter periplasmic adaptor subunit; amino-acid sequence: MRTFYKRFRFWAVIIVIVITGFIFYRARFNTVSVRAIEVKKQHLEITVTATSTGTVKAEEEVRITAQRQGRITNLYVEEGDRVKAGDMIAMLDVFEVEANLRKAEAAYVSAEARVSGVAANISKTKAQKEEAEKNLQRMQELYKKGIVPLMEVDSSESKYEVAKANYDSAKEELKFAEAQMIEAKAARDLARLHYNYSFIKTPIAGVVSTRPVEVGDMAAPGPIIATVVNPETLYIKAPIDEVDVDMVKVGQAARVTMDAYLGKVFYGRVIRVSPIVIGVKQETRTFEVRVSVEEKGLVLKPGMSADIEIITGEAENTLVVPTQSVMEKGKEKFVFVIEGNKAKQRKVAIGVHNWNFTEIKEGIKEGEKVIITPDKPGLKEGVSVKIVD